In a single window of the Streptomyces sp. HUAS ZL42 genome:
- a CDS encoding family 43 glycosylhydrolase, with product MPHYAGYLFAYFTGEGTADGEQIRYALSRGNDPLHWRRDRPPLGPWTERGTILSKRPEYGILATGHHSVVNTPGTDDWYIVYHRFALNGPGKPAGDGTHRETTVDRMEFAADGSILPVVPTLESIRPVRGVS from the coding sequence ATGCCCCACTACGCCGGCTACCTCTTCGCCTACTTCACCGGCGAGGGCACCGCCGACGGCGAGCAGATCCGCTACGCCCTCAGCCGCGGCAACGATCCCCTGCACTGGCGACGGGATCGTCCCCCGCTCGGCCCGTGGACCGAGCGGGGGACGATCCTGTCCAAGCGACCCGAGTACGGCATCCTCGCCACCGGCCACCACTCCGTGGTGAACACGCCCGGCACCGACGACTGGTACATCGTCTACCACCGGTTCGCACTCAACGGCCCCGGGAAGCCGGCCGGGGACGGCACGCACCGGGAAACGACCGTCGACCGCATGGAGTTCGCGGCCGACGGATCGATTCTCCCGGTGGTGCCGACCCTCGAGTCGATCAGGCCGGTACGAGGCGTCAGCTGA
- a CDS encoding chondroitinase-B domain-containing protein: MRRIRGSLTALAVATVGAGLAVLPTQAQAATVVVSNSTDLSNAIKNATPGTLIQVRGGTYYPTATLQSTANGTSSSPITLTAYGSETVKIDGSSLPSGSWIFKLTADYWNVSNITFQNSPDSAVVCQSCTGTNWNNVKTINGGDSGFTLTGDGTVNNTVRNIDSYGNYDPANHGENADGVAIKFGSGTGNLVTGARLYNNSDDGIDLWSFSSPVTIEHTWAFGNGKNRWGDSAFAGDGNGYKLGGDGEVVAHVVNNSAAWDDAGNGFTENSNKGAIVINRTTAYANGKWGYYFATSSARLGKNLAVSNGSGLVNKGSSVVSAGNNWDSGINTPAFRSTDASSTYNARKSDGSLPDTTFLTTGSTTIGATMN, encoded by the coding sequence ATGCGTCGCATCAGGGGCTCCCTAACCGCTCTCGCCGTCGCCACCGTCGGCGCCGGACTCGCCGTCCTGCCCACCCAGGCCCAGGCCGCGACCGTGGTCGTCAGCAACTCGACCGATCTGTCCAACGCCATCAAGAACGCCACGCCCGGCACCCTCATCCAGGTGCGCGGCGGCACCTACTACCCGACGGCCACCCTGCAGTCCACGGCCAACGGCACCTCCTCGTCGCCCATCACCCTCACCGCGTACGGCTCGGAGACCGTCAAGATCGACGGGTCGTCGCTGCCGTCCGGTTCCTGGATCTTCAAGCTGACCGCCGACTACTGGAACGTCTCCAACATCACGTTCCAGAACTCTCCCGACAGCGCGGTCGTCTGCCAGTCCTGCACCGGCACCAACTGGAACAACGTCAAGACCATCAACGGCGGCGACTCCGGCTTCACCCTCACCGGGGACGGCACGGTCAACAACACCGTCAGGAACATCGACTCCTACGGCAACTACGACCCGGCCAACCACGGCGAGAACGCGGACGGCGTCGCCATCAAGTTCGGCTCGGGCACGGGCAACCTCGTCACGGGGGCCCGGCTGTACAACAACTCGGACGACGGAATCGACCTGTGGTCCTTCTCCTCACCGGTGACCATCGAGCACACCTGGGCCTTCGGCAACGGCAAGAACCGCTGGGGCGACTCCGCCTTCGCGGGCGACGGCAACGGCTACAAGCTGGGCGGCGACGGCGAGGTCGTCGCACACGTCGTCAACAACTCCGCCGCCTGGGACGACGCCGGCAACGGCTTCACCGAGAACAGCAACAAGGGCGCCATCGTCATCAACCGGACGACCGCGTACGCCAACGGCAAGTGGGGCTACTACTTCGCCACGAGCTCTGCCCGCCTCGGCAAGAACCTGGCCGTGAGCAACGGCAGCGGCCTGGTGAACAAGGGCTCCTCGGTCGTCTCGGCCGGCAACAACTGGGACAGCGGGATCAACACGCCCGCCTTCAGGTCCACCGACGCGTCGAGCACGTACAACGCCCGGAAGTCCGACGGCTCCCTGCCCGACACCACGTTCCTGACCACGGGCAGCACCACCATCGGCGCGACCATGAACTGA
- a CDS encoding HAD family acid phosphatase yields MHKPYRIAALVAACTLAGGALYGAGAATAGQSTANSTHEPYNIGLLVKDIDTYYGTTLDGNGVYQASKDSQYAKDLASIDKAARKYIDKAARKAKKKGEKPAVVFDIDDTLLLSLDYEKRYNYTYNPTTWADYVNKADRPAVFGSPELVQYAESKGVEVFYNSGLSEAQRTAAVANLKKIGADVNLDAGHMFLKDKANPPAYLSACATPGTWTCTTVQYKSGTRKHIEDDLGYEVIANFGDQYSDLEGGYADRTYKLPNPTYFVS; encoded by the coding sequence ATGCATAAGCCATATCGCATCGCGGCCCTCGTCGCCGCCTGCACCCTCGCCGGCGGCGCCCTCTACGGTGCCGGTGCCGCCACGGCCGGCCAGTCCACGGCCAACTCCACCCACGAGCCCTACAACATCGGGCTCCTGGTGAAGGACATCGACACCTACTACGGCACCACGCTCGACGGCAACGGCGTGTACCAGGCGTCCAAGGACAGCCAGTACGCCAAGGACCTCGCGAGCATCGACAAGGCCGCCCGCAAGTACATCGACAAGGCGGCCCGAAAGGCGAAGAAGAAGGGCGAGAAGCCCGCGGTCGTCTTCGACATCGACGACACACTGCTGCTCAGCCTCGACTACGAGAAGCGCTACAACTACACGTACAACCCCACCACCTGGGCCGACTACGTGAACAAGGCCGACCGCCCGGCCGTGTTCGGCAGCCCCGAGCTGGTTCAGTACGCCGAGTCCAAGGGCGTCGAGGTCTTCTACAACTCGGGCCTGAGCGAGGCGCAGCGCACCGCCGCGGTCGCGAACCTGAAGAAGATCGGCGCCGATGTGAACCTCGACGCCGGCCACATGTTCCTCAAGGACAAGGCGAACCCGCCGGCCTACCTGAGCGCCTGCGCCACCCCGGGCACCTGGACCTGCACCACCGTCCAGTACAAGTCCGGCACCCGCAAGCACATCGAGGACGACCTCGGGTACGAGGTCATCGCCAACTTCGGCGACCAGTACTCGGACCTCGAGGGCGGCTACGCCGACAGGACGTACAAGCTGCCGAACCCGACGTACTTCGTCAGCTGA